The following are encoded in a window of Pseudomonas sp. JQ170C genomic DNA:
- the treZ gene encoding malto-oligosyltrehalose trehalohydrolase encodes MATHGAVMLDSETARFALWAPDAHSVEVCLEPDMRHALVRGADGWFSARLPAIAGRRYRYCIDGDLQVADPASRFQPEGVHGPSQLVDLAGYPWQHPHWKGRPWQEAVIYEVHVGLMGGYTQLIQQLPRLASLGVTAIELMPLGQFPGERNWGYDGVLPFAPQHSYGTPEQLCQLIDQAHGHGLMVLVDVIYNHFGPDGNYLNRYAAGFFRQDRHTPWGAAIDFRRPQVCDFFIENALMWLHDYRVDGLRLDAVHAIGHPEYLRELSQRVRQTLPADRQVWLVLENEHNQAHLLEQAYDGQWNDDGHNALHVLLTGEQEGYYADYREATIQKLARCLSQGFVFQGEADRTGRVRGEPSAHLSPCAFVLFLQNHDQVGNRALGERLTRLCPPQALRAATTLLLLSPMIPLLFMGEEWGSQTPFLFFTDHHDDLADAVREGRRAEFAGFSAYADPLQRAAIPDPNALATYSASRLRVPDDPQEAWQAFYRQLLHLRQRHIVAQLPGCRAEGAEVIGAKALSVRWQLADGRTLRIDLNLGPTSVACTLPPASTHVYACTSVTLPSDHLPPYSTLVSLLPSPMPEPVHD; translated from the coding sequence ATCGCGACCCACGGGGCCGTGATGCTTGATAGTGAAACCGCGCGCTTTGCGCTGTGGGCACCGGATGCCCACAGCGTAGAGGTGTGCCTGGAGCCGGATATGCGCCACGCCCTTGTGCGCGGCGCCGACGGTTGGTTCAGCGCACGCCTGCCGGCCATCGCCGGCAGGCGTTACCGCTACTGTATCGACGGCGACCTGCAAGTGGCCGATCCGGCCTCACGCTTTCAGCCGGAAGGCGTGCACGGCCCCAGCCAGCTGGTCGACCTTGCCGGCTACCCCTGGCAGCACCCCCACTGGAAGGGCCGCCCCTGGCAGGAGGCGGTGATCTACGAAGTGCATGTGGGCCTCATGGGTGGCTACACCCAACTGATCCAGCAGCTGCCGCGCCTGGCCAGCCTGGGCGTGACCGCAATCGAACTGATGCCCCTGGGCCAGTTTCCCGGCGAGCGCAACTGGGGCTATGACGGCGTGCTGCCCTTCGCGCCGCAGCACAGCTACGGCACGCCCGAGCAACTGTGCCAACTGATCGACCAGGCCCATGGCCACGGCCTGATGGTGCTGGTGGATGTGATCTACAACCACTTCGGCCCCGACGGCAATTACCTGAACCGCTACGCCGCTGGCTTCTTTCGCCAGGACCGGCACACCCCCTGGGGTGCTGCCATCGACTTTCGCCGCCCGCAGGTGTGCGATTTCTTCATCGAGAATGCCCTGATGTGGCTGCACGACTATCGCGTCGATGGCCTGCGCCTGGACGCCGTGCATGCCATCGGGCATCCCGAATACCTGCGCGAGTTGAGCCAGCGGGTGCGCCAGACGCTGCCAGCCGACCGGCAGGTGTGGCTGGTGCTGGAAAACGAGCACAACCAGGCGCACCTGCTGGAGCAAGCGTACGACGGGCAATGGAATGATGACGGCCACAACGCCCTGCATGTGCTGCTCACCGGGGAGCAGGAAGGCTATTACGCCGACTACCGCGAGGCGACCATTCAGAAGCTGGCCCGCTGCCTGAGCCAGGGGTTCGTGTTCCAGGGCGAAGCGGACCGCACGGGTCGCGTGCGCGGCGAGCCCAGCGCGCACCTGTCGCCCTGCGCCTTTGTGCTGTTTCTGCAGAACCACGACCAGGTCGGCAACCGTGCCCTCGGCGAGCGCCTGACGCGGCTGTGCCCGCCCCAGGCCCTGCGCGCCGCCACCACCCTGCTGTTGCTGTCGCCCATGATCCCGCTGCTGTTCATGGGCGAGGAATGGGGCAGCCAGACGCCGTTCCTGTTTTTCACCGACCACCACGATGACCTGGCCGATGCCGTGCGCGAGGGGCGGCGGGCCGAGTTCGCCGGTTTCAGCGCCTACGCCGACCCGCTGCAGCGGGCCGCCATCCCCGACCCCAACGCCCTGGCCACCTACAGTGCCTCGCGCCTGCGGGTGCCGGATGACCCGCAAGAGGCCTGGCAAGCCTTTTACCGGCAGCTGTTGCACCTGCGCCAGCGGCACATCGTCGCCCAGTTGCCTGGCTGCCGCGCCGAGGGTGCCGAGGTGATCGGCGCCAAGGCGTTGAGCGTGCGCTGGCAACTGGCCGACGGTCGCACCCTGCGCATCGACCTCAACCTCGGCCCGACTTCAGTGGCCTGCACACTGCCCCCGGCCTCGACACACGTGTATGCCTGCACAAGCGTAACGCTCCCCAGCGATCATCTGCCTCCCTACTCCACCCTGGTCAGCCTGCTGCCCAGCCCCATGCCGGAGCCTGTCCATGACTGA
- the malQ gene encoding 4-alpha-glucanotransferase — protein MTDAHLQQLAELAGLSVDWIDANGRPQQVSDGALRQVLAGLGHPADDPQAIAASIAALKTAHDARHLPPLFTVDEQQALDLSAYFAAASPVRVQLEDGSEHHLQLDPNACLAPGLPVGYHQVDINERRFTLAVAPSRCFSLGDALHTPTPRCWGISAQLYSLRRHGDGGYGDCQALEQLARSAAERGADALAISPLHAMFASDTQRYSPYSPSSRLFLNSLYANPAVILGERVVRVAIETLGLEQPLEQLEQQPLIDWPQAGDVRYRLLQLLFDDFIDGDHPLRVDFESYCTQAGDALEQHCRFEALLGEARARGLGQDWRQWPDSWHDPRSAEVAAFARQHREQIQFHAFCQWLIERSLQRAQDAARSNGMAIGLIADLAVGADGAGSQAWSRQDELLAGLNVGAPPDILNRSGQNWGICAFSPEGLRRNGYRAFIEMLRANFAHAGGLRIDHIMGLQRLWLVPLGAHARDGAYLNYPLDDLLRLLCLESVRHRAIVLGEDLGTVPAGLREKLGQRAILGMRVLQFEQDPPGHFKPILDWPDNALATPSTHDLPPLAGWLQARDIDWNQRLGLIDAITERHWRETRQQERLGLQRTLEHNYGALADNDALIDACVRFLGHTRAPLVLLPLEDLLGIDEQPNLPGTVDGHPNWRRRFALPATAVLDDSDAARRLELLAQAREQAWERDR, from the coding sequence ATGACTGACGCACACCTGCAGCAACTGGCCGAGCTGGCCGGGCTTTCGGTGGACTGGATCGACGCCAACGGGCGCCCCCAACAGGTCAGTGATGGCGCCTTGCGCCAGGTGCTGGCAGGGCTGGGTCACCCTGCCGACGACCCGCAGGCCATCGCCGCCAGCATCGCCGCCCTGAAGACAGCCCACGACGCCCGGCACCTGCCGCCACTGTTCACCGTCGATGAACAGCAGGCACTGGACCTGTCTGCCTACTTCGCCGCTGCCAGCCCCGTCCGGGTGCAGCTTGAGGACGGCAGCGAACACCACCTGCAACTGGACCCGAACGCCTGCCTGGCGCCGGGGTTGCCGGTCGGCTACCACCAGGTGGACATCAATGAGCGGCGCTTTACCCTCGCCGTGGCCCCCTCCCGCTGCTTCAGCCTTGGCGATGCGCTGCACACGCCAACCCCGCGCTGCTGGGGCATCAGCGCGCAACTCTACAGCCTGCGCCGTCACGGTGATGGCGGCTACGGCGATTGCCAGGCCCTGGAGCAACTGGCCCGCAGCGCCGCCGAACGCGGCGCCGATGCCCTGGCCATCAGCCCGCTGCACGCCATGTTCGCCAGCGACACACAACGCTACAGCCCTTACTCGCCCTCCAGCCGCCTGTTCCTCAACAGCCTGTACGCCAACCCTGCCGTGATACTGGGTGAACGCGTGGTGCGGGTGGCCATCGAGACCCTGGGGCTCGAGCAGCCCCTTGAGCAGCTCGAGCAGCAGCCGTTGATCGACTGGCCCCAGGCCGGGGACGTGCGCTACCGACTGCTGCAGTTGCTGTTTGACGACTTCATCGACGGCGACCATCCACTGCGCGTCGATTTCGAGAGCTACTGCACCCAGGCAGGCGATGCCCTGGAGCAACACTGCCGCTTTGAAGCACTGCTGGGCGAGGCCCGTGCCCGCGGCCTGGGCCAGGACTGGCGGCAATGGCCCGACAGCTGGCACGACCCGCGCAGCGCTGAAGTCGCCGCGTTCGCCCGGCAGCACCGCGAGCAGATCCAGTTTCACGCCTTCTGCCAATGGCTGATCGAGCGCAGCCTGCAACGCGCCCAGGATGCAGCCCGCAGCAACGGCATGGCCATCGGCCTGATCGCCGATCTGGCGGTCGGTGCCGACGGCGCCGGCAGCCAGGCCTGGAGCCGCCAGGACGAGCTGCTGGCCGGGCTCAATGTCGGTGCGCCGCCCGACATCCTCAACCGCTCGGGACAAAACTGGGGCATCTGCGCCTTTTCCCCCGAAGGCCTGCGGCGCAATGGCTACCGCGCCTTTATCGAGATGCTGCGGGCCAACTTCGCCCATGCCGGGGGGCTGCGCATCGACCACATCATGGGCCTGCAGCGCCTCTGGCTGGTGCCGCTGGGCGCCCATGCCCGTGACGGCGCCTACCTCAATTATCCGCTGGACGATCTGCTGCGCCTGCTGTGCCTGGAGTCGGTGCGCCACCGCGCCATTGTCCTGGGCGAGGACTTGGGCACCGTCCCCGCCGGGCTTCGGGAAAAACTCGGGCAGCGCGCCATCCTCGGCATGCGCGTGCTGCAATTCGAGCAAGACCCGCCCGGCCACTTCAAACCCATTCTCGACTGGCCCGACAACGCCCTGGCCACTCCCAGCACCCACGACCTGCCACCGCTGGCCGGCTGGCTGCAGGCCCGCGACATCGACTGGAACCAGCGCCTGGGCCTGATCGACGCCATCACCGAACGGCACTGGCGCGAAACCCGTCAACAGGAGCGGCTGGGCCTGCAGCGTACCCTGGAGCACAACTATGGCGCCCTGGCCGACAACGATGCACTGATCGACGCCTGCGTGCGCTTTCTCGGCCACACCCGTGCCCCGCTGGTGTTGCTGCCGCTGGAAGACCTGCTGGGCATCGACGAGCAACCCAACCTGCCCGGCACGGTCGACGGCCACCCCAACTGGCGCCGTCGCTTCGCCCTGCCGGCCACCGCGGTGCTCGACGACAGCGATGCCGCCCGGCGCCTGGAACTGCTCGCCCAGGCCCGCGAGCAAGCCTGGGAGCGCGACCGATGA
- a CDS encoding malto-oligosyltrehalose synthase, whose protein sequence is MKPLSATLRLQFHAGFSLDDAVPLVPYFARLGISHLYASPLLSARPGSMHGYDVVDPTRINPELGGEAALIRLVAALRQHGMGLILDIVSNHMAVGSDNPWWQDLLTWGRRSRYATFFDIQWHSSDPLLEGQLLLPFLASDYGAVLQAGDLRLQFEARDGSFHVQHHEHRFPISPTDYGQILCLSDSTDVQALGMRFVALHSASHAADKAPTLQQELVALANEVPIDHLLLAFDGRSAAGFERLHGLLESQAYRLASWRTAADDINWRRFFDINELGGLRVERSEVFEATHHTLFELIRRGLVDGLRIDHIDGLADPRGYCRKLRRRVDRLLAERPLSAALDHFPIYVEKILAADEQLHSDWGVDGTTGYEFMNQVSLLQHDPAGEAILSEAWSALSERPGFAEEVRLARQQVLNGSLAGDFESVAQALLHVARDDLMSRDLTLGAIRRALQALVEHYPVYRTYLNAAGRPPEDEAFFQQALQGARQALGEGDWPVLDALQRWLGGQPWRSLPPGPARKHVRHACIRFQQLTSPTAAKAVEDTAFYRSALLLSRNDVGFDAERFSAPVEAFHHACQQRQQRFPGNLLSTATHDHKRGEDSRARLAVLSERSEWLVGRIEHWRELATPLRTELADGIAPGPGDEWLLYQTLLGSWPLSLAPDDTLALHAYGQRLQQWQRKALREAKLRSSWNAPNDAYEQACLRFIEALLLEPQNQQLRHSLAHAAHTLACAGALNSLGQCLLRMTVPGVPDLYQGNEFWDLSLVDPDNRRAVDFAERRQALDESTSTAQLLQDWRSGRVKQALISQVLERSLDYPELFAEGRYLPLEVRGRHAERVLAFARVGDSARAIVIVPRLACALLGDTPIPLIPAQNWDDTHLLLPPALSPANYTGLFASNAVTTSKELLLSAVLREFPVNVLIDHA, encoded by the coding sequence ATGAAACCCTTGAGCGCCACCCTGCGCCTGCAGTTTCATGCCGGCTTCAGCCTCGACGATGCGGTGCCCCTGGTGCCCTACTTTGCCCGCCTGGGCATCAGTCACCTGTATGCCTCCCCGCTGCTCAGTGCCCGGCCGGGATCGATGCACGGCTACGACGTGGTCGACCCGACCCGGATCAACCCCGAGCTTGGCGGTGAAGCGGCACTGATTCGCCTGGTGGCTGCGCTGCGCCAGCACGGCATGGGACTGATCCTGGATATCGTCTCCAATCACATGGCCGTGGGTAGCGACAACCCCTGGTGGCAAGACCTCCTGACCTGGGGACGCCGCAGCCGCTATGCGACGTTCTTCGATATCCAGTGGCATTCCAGCGATCCCTTGCTGGAAGGCCAGTTGCTGTTGCCATTCCTCGCCAGCGACTACGGCGCGGTGCTGCAGGCCGGGGATTTGCGCCTGCAGTTCGAGGCGCGGGACGGCAGCTTTCACGTCCAGCACCACGAGCACCGCTTCCCGATCAGCCCCACCGACTACGGGCAGATCCTGTGCCTGAGCGACAGCACCGACGTACAGGCCCTGGGCATGCGCTTTGTTGCCCTGCACAGCGCCAGCCACGCCGCCGACAAGGCGCCGACCCTGCAACAGGAACTGGTGGCGCTGGCCAATGAGGTTCCCATCGATCACCTGCTGCTGGCCTTCGATGGCCGCAGCGCCGCAGGCTTCGAGCGCCTGCACGGCTTGCTGGAAAGCCAGGCGTATCGCCTGGCCAGCTGGCGCACCGCGGCCGATGACATCAACTGGCGGCGCTTTTTCGACATCAACGAACTGGGTGGTTTGCGGGTCGAGCGCAGCGAGGTGTTCGAGGCCACCCACCACACGCTCTTCGAGCTGATCCGCCGCGGCCTGGTCGACGGCCTGCGCATCGACCACATCGACGGCCTGGCCGACCCCCGGGGCTATTGCCGAAAACTGCGCCGGCGGGTGGACCGCTTGCTGGCCGAGCGCCCCTTGAGTGCCGCGCTGGACCACTTCCCCATTTATGTCGAAAAAATCCTCGCCGCCGATGAGCAGTTGCACAGCGACTGGGGGGTGGATGGCACCACCGGCTACGAGTTCATGAACCAGGTCAGCCTGCTGCAGCATGACCCGGCCGGCGAAGCCATCTTGAGCGAAGCCTGGAGCGCCCTGAGCGAACGCCCGGGCTTTGCCGAAGAAGTACGCCTGGCGCGCCAGCAGGTGCTCAACGGCAGCCTGGCGGGCGACTTCGAGTCAGTGGCCCAGGCGTTACTCCACGTGGCGCGTGACGACCTGATGAGCCGCGACCTGACCCTGGGCGCAATCCGCCGGGCCTTGCAGGCACTGGTCGAGCACTACCCGGTGTACCGCACTTACCTCAACGCCGCGGGCCGCCCCCCTGAAGACGAAGCCTTCTTCCAGCAGGCCCTACAGGGCGCCCGGCAAGCCCTGGGCGAAGGCGACTGGCCGGTGCTCGACGCCCTGCAGCGCTGGCTGGGCGGGCAACCCTGGCGCAGCCTGCCTCCCGGCCCTGCGCGCAAACATGTGCGCCATGCCTGCATTCGCTTCCAGCAACTCACCTCGCCTACCGCTGCCAAAGCCGTGGAAGACACGGCCTTCTATCGTTCGGCCCTGCTGCTCTCACGCAACGACGTGGGCTTTGATGCCGAGCGTTTCAGTGCCCCGGTGGAGGCCTTTCACCACGCCTGCCAGCAACGCCAGCAGCGCTTTCCAGGCAATCTGCTGAGCACCGCCACCCACGACCACAAACGCGGCGAAGACAGCCGCGCGCGCCTGGCGGTATTGAGTGAGCGCAGTGAGTGGCTGGTCGGCCGGATCGAGCACTGGCGCGAGCTGGCCACGCCCCTGCGTACCGAACTGGCGGACGGCATCGCCCCCGGCCCTGGCGATGAGTGGCTGCTGTACCAGACCCTGCTCGGCAGCTGGCCCTTGAGCCTGGCGCCTGACGACACACTGGCGTTGCACGCCTACGGGCAACGCCTGCAGCAATGGCAACGCAAAGCCCTGCGCGAAGCCAAGTTGCGCAGCAGCTGGAACGCGCCGAACGATGCCTACGAGCAGGCCTGCCTGCGCTTTATCGAGGCCCTGTTGCTGGAGCCGCAAAACCAGCAACTGCGTCACTCCCTGGCCCATGCCGCCCATACCCTTGCCTGCGCCGGCGCCCTCAACAGCCTGGGCCAGTGCCTGCTGCGCATGACCGTGCCGGGGGTGCCGGACCTGTACCAGGGCAATGAATTCTGGGACTTGAGCCTGGTGGACCCGGACAACCGCCGCGCCGTGGATTTTGCCGAACGCCGCCAGGCCCTGGATGAAAGCACCAGCACGGCGCAGCTGCTTCAGGATTGGCGCAGCGGCCGGGTCAAGCAGGCCCTGATCAGCCAGGTGCTGGAACGTAGCCTGGACTACCCCGAGCTGTTTGCCGAGGGCCGTTACCTGCCGCTCGAGGTGCGCGGCAGACACGCCGAGCGGGTCCTCGCCTTTGCCCGCGTCGGTGACTCGGCGCGGGCCATCGTGATTGTGCCGCGCCTGGCCTGCGCCTTGCTTGGGGATACCCCGATTCCCTTGATCCCGGCACAGAACTGGGACGACACACACCTGCTGTTGCCACCTGCCTTGTCACCTGCCAACTACACGGGACTTTTTGCCAGCAACGCAGTCACAACCTCTAAGGAGCTGTTACTCAGCGCTGTACTCAGGGAGTTCCCGGTCAACGTTTTGATTGATCATGCCTAA
- a CDS encoding DUF2934 domain-containing protein — MSVEEKRIREFAYQIWESEGKPEGHESRHWEMARKLAEAEALAPKATPRKAKAKPGTPLEVTPAKPAAAKKPRSTSKKPPVA, encoded by the coding sequence ATGAGTGTCGAAGAAAAACGAATCCGCGAGTTCGCCTACCAGATCTGGGAGTCGGAAGGAAAGCCCGAGGGCCACGAGTCCCGTCACTGGGAAATGGCACGCAAGCTGGCCGAGGCCGAGGCCCTGGCGCCCAAGGCCACTCCGCGCAAGGCCAAGGCCAAGCCGGGGACGCCGCTTGAGGTGACGCCGGCCAAGCCTGCAGCCGCCAAAAAGCCGCGCAGTACCAGCAAAAAACCGCCTGTTGCTTGA